In Juglans microcarpa x Juglans regia isolate MS1-56 chromosome 4S, Jm3101_v1.0, whole genome shotgun sequence, a single window of DNA contains:
- the LOC121261967 gene encoding dof zinc finger protein DOF5.7-like yields the protein MMSPDNIPAKPVTEDDNQGSGSRKTATARPPEHGLKCPRCDSPNTKFCYYNNYSLTQPRHFCKTCRRYWTKGGALRSVPIGGGCRKNKKVKSSSRLSEDSKDSSSSSEIGGLKFFHGLSPAMDFQLGGLPFPRLHPPTTAIYNQFSSFGDVSGNFPAASGTVTTPFTLDPSGNSNNSLMSFNYPLSSTNGGGGGFSAAAVQNTSSSMNVHSGLASSIESLSTINQDLHWKLQQQRLAMLFGGENQNDNSVSSVPLENHTQKPQPIVFQNLEIPKSSEACSVGNSRKEGTSSTRDQIATEWFFRNSYGPVTPTPANSGGNGGHGNENSWNGIQTWGDLQQYSTLP from the coding sequence ATGATGTCGCCGGATAACATTCCGGCAAAGCCGGTTACGGAGGATGACAACCAAGGCTCAGGCAGCAGAAAAACTGCGACGGCAAGGCCACCAGAGCACGGCCTAAAGTGCCCACGATGTGACTCGCCTAACACCAAATTCTGCTACTACAACAACTACAGCCTCACGCAGCCAAGGCATTTCTGCAAGACTTGTAGAAGGTACTGGACAAAAGGTGGGGCTTTGCGCAGCGTTCCCATCGGCGGTGGCTGCCGGAAAAACAAGAAGGTGAAGTCATCTTCGAGGCTCTCTGAAGACTCCAAAGACTCGAGCTCATCTTCGGAGATCGGAGGGTTGAAGTTCTTCCATGGTCTATCCCCAGCCATGGATTTTCAGCTTGGTGGGCTACCATTCCCCAGGCTTCACCCTCCAACAACAGCTATTTACAACCAGTTTTCTTCATTTGGAGACGTTTCGGGTAATTTTCCGGCTGCTTCTGGAACTGTAACCACTCCTTTTACCCTCGATCCCTCTGGAAACTCTAATAATTCTCTGATGAGTTTTAATTATCCGCTTTCTTCTAcaaatggtggtggtggtggttttaGTGCTGCTGCAGTCCAGAACACAAGCAGCTCCATGAACGTTCACAGCGGTCTTGCATCTTCTATCGAGTCTCTGAGTACTATCAACCAAGACCTGCACTGGAAGCTTCAGCAGCAGAGGCTGGCCATGCTATTTGGTGGAGAAAATCAGAATGACAATAGCGTTTCCTCGGTTCCTCTTGAAAACCATACGCAGAAACCCCAACCCATTGTGTTCCAGAATCTGGAGATTCCCAAATCATCAGAGGCTTGCAGCGTTGGTAATTCAAGAAAAGAAGGTACAAGTAGTACCAGAGATCAGATAGCGACCGAGTGGTTTTTTAGGAACTCTTATGGGCCGGTGACCCCTACTCCGGCCAACAGCGGAGGCAACGGCGGCCACGGTAACGAGAACAGTTGGAACGGAATTCAAACATGGGGTGACTTGCAACAATATAGTACTTTGCCCTAG